One genomic segment of Chitinophaga sancti includes these proteins:
- a CDS encoding glycosyltransferase produces MRILVAGDFEADYNRTRIILDGLRTIPAVSLSFYNYKEQSKWNFAALRKACGDADVIFLPAFTHQDVAIIKMLSGKPVLFDPLISRYLSKVFDYKKVNRYSPRALKNYLKDKISMRMADLVICDTEGHRDYYHRTFSIPLRKLYVVPVGVNTDEFPPAPAIGLRDTFVVGFYGGFIPLQGTRMIVEAANVLKDHTDIHFRLIGNGFEYKVIQQLVAQYQLNNISLPGWVAYDQLAGEMNNFDICLGIFGETQKADLVIPNKIFHYAALRKAIISKESPAIKEVFEDGKSILLTANTPEAIAEKILLLKENVVLREQLAQGAYEAICTKYNHRAIGQLVYNLALEIK; encoded by the coding sequence ATGAGAATATTGGTAGCCGGAGATTTTGAAGCTGATTATAATCGCACGAGAATTATCCTGGATGGTTTACGTACCATTCCTGCTGTGTCACTTTCTTTTTACAATTATAAGGAGCAAAGTAAATGGAATTTCGCAGCCCTGCGCAAAGCGTGTGGGGATGCGGATGTGATCTTTTTGCCTGCATTTACACACCAGGATGTGGCGATAATTAAGATGCTTTCCGGCAAGCCTGTGTTGTTTGATCCATTGATCTCAAGGTATCTGTCTAAGGTGTTTGATTATAAGAAGGTGAACAGGTATTCTCCGAGAGCTTTGAAAAATTATCTGAAGGATAAGATCTCTATGCGTATGGCGGACCTTGTTATTTGCGATACAGAGGGGCACCGGGATTATTATCATAGGACTTTCAGCATTCCTTTGCGGAAATTGTATGTAGTGCCTGTGGGGGTGAATACGGATGAATTTCCACCGGCACCTGCTATTGGATTACGGGATACTTTTGTAGTGGGGTTCTATGGTGGTTTTATTCCTTTGCAGGGCACACGAATGATTGTGGAGGCGGCGAATGTTTTAAAAGATCATACAGATATTCATTTCCGTTTGATCGGAAATGGATTTGAGTATAAAGTAATACAGCAATTAGTAGCGCAATATCAATTGAATAATATTAGTTTACCTGGTTGGGTAGCTTATGATCAATTGGCAGGGGAGATGAATAATTTTGATATTTGTTTGGGGATATTTGGAGAGACGCAGAAAGCGGATTTAGTGATACCGAATAAGATATTTCATTATGCTGCGTTGAGGAAGGCGATCATTAGTAAAGAGTCTCCTGCGATAAAGGAGGTGTTTGAAGATGGGAAAAGTATTTTATTGACAGCAAATACACCGGAGGCGATTGCAGAAAAGATTCTCTTATTGAAGGAGAATGTGGTGCTGAGAGAGCAATTGGCGCAAGGTGCATATGAGGCTATTTGCACGAAGTATAATCATCGTGCAATTGGGCAGCTGGTATATAATCTGGCGCTGGAAATTAAGTAG
- a CDS encoding glycosyltransferase family 4 protein, translating to MHSKSVMILELNFERGWRGGERQTMYTMSGFKEAGINVELLCRKNYPLEKKANEKGFKTQSFSNIFGVLFFLIFKGSRYDILHAQSSHILTYAILSKPFHRAKIIFTRRVDFVPHGKMTLLKYKLTDQVVAISHAIKRILTDFGAKDVRLISSAIMAKQLDKSRAERILTDAGVDPSLHLIGTTAALVQHKDPLTMIEAIRELATVRRDFVFLHFGKGELEQQMRDKIAEYGLEDVYKLMGFYDNVEDIFSVLDIFTMSSEQEGLGSSVLDAFMYRVPVVSTNAGGLSDLVQGGRAVSCEVHQPEQLAAGIQSLLEEPLKRESVARCAFAYTTERHSLNCITRSYLELLHEMGTRIDLNAVEKLAHKMHPTQA from the coding sequence ATGCATAGCAAGTCTGTAATGATTCTTGAACTAAACTTCGAGCGTGGATGGCGTGGTGGAGAACGGCAAACTATGTATACCATGTCCGGTTTCAAAGAGGCCGGTATTAATGTGGAACTACTTTGTAGAAAAAACTACCCGCTGGAAAAAAAGGCAAACGAGAAGGGCTTTAAAACCCAATCATTTTCAAATATTTTTGGCGTGCTCTTCTTCCTGATCTTCAAGGGAAGCCGTTATGATATACTTCATGCACAATCTTCCCATATTCTCACGTATGCAATTCTTTCCAAGCCCTTTCACAGGGCTAAGATCATTTTTACCCGTCGCGTGGATTTTGTTCCCCACGGAAAGATGACCTTGCTCAAATATAAACTCACTGACCAGGTCGTTGCTATCAGCCACGCCATCAAACGTATATTGACAGACTTTGGTGCTAAAGATGTCCGTTTGATATCCAGTGCTATTATGGCAAAGCAACTGGATAAGTCCAGGGCAGAAAGGATACTCACTGATGCAGGCGTCGATCCGTCATTACACCTGATCGGTACCACGGCTGCACTTGTACAACACAAAGATCCACTCACTATGATCGAAGCCATCCGTGAACTGGCAACTGTACGTCGTGATTTTGTATTCCTGCACTTTGGTAAAGGGGAGCTGGAACAACAAATGCGTGATAAAATAGCTGAATACGGATTGGAAGATGTGTATAAACTGATGGGCTTTTATGATAATGTGGAGGATATCTTCTCGGTGTTAGACATCTTCACCATGAGTTCAGAACAGGAAGGATTAGGTAGTAGTGTGCTGGATGCCTTTATGTATCGTGTACCTGTAGTTTCTACAAATGCAGGTGGCTTGTCAGATCTGGTACAGGGTGGGAGAGCAGTTTCCTGCGAAGTACATCAACCGGAACAACTGGCTGCCGGTATACAGTCGTTACTGGAAGAACCTTTGAAAAGAGAGTCAGTGGCCAGATGCGCATTTGCCTACACAACTGAAAGGCATAGCCTCAATTGTATTACACGTTCTTACCTGGAATTGCTGCATGAAATGGGCACCCGGATTGATCTGAATGCTGTTGAAAAATTAGCACATAAAATGCATCCTACGCAGGCATAA